In Vigna unguiculata cultivar IT97K-499-35 chromosome 3, ASM411807v1, whole genome shotgun sequence, a single genomic region encodes these proteins:
- the LOC114179102 gene encoding AP2-like ethylene-responsive transcription factor AIL5, which produces MDSSSSPPNNNNSLAFSLSNHFPNPSSSHSTSPLSLFHSFTSYPSLTLTGNSTVDAPPEAAGRGGATNLSIFTAAPKFEDFLGGSATADTTATAAPPQLPQFSTDNNLYESELKTTIAACFPRGFAAETSTEPQKPSPKKTVDTFGQRTSIYRGVTRHRWTGRYEAHLWDNSCRREGQSRKGRQVYLGGYDKEDKAARAYDLAALKYWGPTTTTNFPISNYEKELGEMKNMTRQEFVASLRRKSSGFSRGASIYRGVTRHHQHGRWQARIGRVAGNKDLYLGTFSTQEEAAEAYDIAAIKFRGLNAVTNFDMSRYDVKSIANSTLPIGGLSSKNKTSGDSASESKSHEASRSDERDPSSASSVTFGSQQQQQQPSSSTLSFAIPIKQDPSDYWSILGYHNPTLDNRGVRNTTSVTTTSPFQMDLSSAPSSTGSENNAAFFSGGGVFVQQQSAHGHANANGHGHGNGSSGSLSCSIPFATPIFSLNSNTSYESSAGYGNWIGPTLHTFQSHAKPSLFQTPIFGME; this is translated from the exons ATGGACTCTTCTTCATCACCGCCAAACAACAACAACTCTCTCGCTTTCTCTCTTTCCAATCACTTCCCAAACCCTTCTTCCTCTCACTCTACCTCTCCTCTCTCCCTTTTCCACTCCTTCACCTCCTATCCATCTCTCACCCTCACAG GCAACAGCACGGTGGATGCACCACCGGAGGCAGCAGGCCGCGGAGGGGCCACCAACCTCTCCATATTCACCGCTGCTCCCAAGTTCGAGGACTTTCTAGGCGGTTCCGCCACAGCAGACACCACCGCCACGGCTGCACCGCCACAACTCCCGCAGTTCTCCACTGACAACAACCTATACGAATCGGAGCTGAAGACAACTATAGCCGCGTGCTTTCCTCGCGGCTTCGCCGCAGAAACAAGCACCGAACCTCAAAAGCCGTCTCCGAAGAAAACCGTGGACACCTTCGGCCAGCGCACTTCCATCTACCGTGGCGTCACCAG GCACAGATGGACCGGGAGATATGAAGCTCATCTATGGGACAATAGTTGTAGAAGGGAAGGACAGAGTAGGAAAGGAAGACAAG TTTATTTGG GTGGTTATGACAAAGAAGATAAGGCAGCTAGAGCTTACGACCTCGCTGCTCTCAAGTACTGGGGtccaaccaccaccaccaacttTCCG ATTTCCAACTATGAGAAGGAGCTGGGGGAGATGAAGAACATGACGAGGCAAGAGTTTGTTGCTTCTCTGCGAAg GAAGAGCAGTGGTTTCTCTAGGGGGGCCTCTATATACAGAGGAGTGACGAG ACACCACCAGCATGGCCGATGGCAGGCGAGAATAGGCAGAGTTGCCGGAAACAAAGACCTCTACCTTGGCACTTTCA gcaCTCAAGAGGAAGCTGCGGAGGCCTATGACATTGCAGCTATCAAATTCAGGGGGTTAAATGCAGTGACAAACTTCGACATGAGTCGCTACGACGTGAAGAGCATTGCGAACAGCACACTTCCCATTGGGGGTTTATCCAGCAAGAACAAAACCTCCGGAGATTCTGCATCTGAGAGCAAAAGCCACGAGGCAAGCCGATCCGACGAACGAGATCCATCGTCAGCTTCATCCGTGACCTTTGGATcacagcagcagcagcagcagcctTCCAGCTCTACCTTAAGCTTTGCCATCCCTATCAAGCAAGACCCTTCAGATTACTGGTCCATCCTGGGGTACCACAATCCTACCCTGGACAACAGGGGGGTCAGGAACACTACCAGTGTTACTACAACTTCACCCTTCCAAATGGACCTCTCAAGTGCCCCCTCAAGTACCGGCAGTGAAAACAACGCCGCGTTTTTCAGTGGAGGAGGCGTCTTTGTTCAGCAACAAAGTGCTCATGGTCACGCTAATGCTAATGGTCATGGTCATGGAAATGGAAGCAGTGGTTCTTTAAGCTGTTCAATCCCATTCGCCACGCCCATCTTTTCTCTAAATAGCAATACTAGTTATGAGAGCAGTGCTGGTTACGGCAACTGGATTGGACCTACTCTGCACACATTCCAATCCCATGCAAAACCAAGTCTCTTTCAAACCCCAATATTTGGCATGGAATGA